From the genome of Fusarium keratoplasticum isolate Fu6.1 chromosome 11, whole genome shotgun sequence, one region includes:
- a CDS encoding Fungal-trans domain-containing protein has product MQSSPQNVGAGKPGGSAPGGPDDPNKRAVLRPVPYAQGEAEIGYLRDVDQHGAWLTALLIFGYVGPMRQRLALLQLSRSEPSLYINGHWSTAKGDTSTCSHLISVYSRVDYCSERKIDQLESRLANIEQLLKTLVARDLGPGEPARQQLYVPSPDVPDSGTATSMGDFDSGDEETADGGDSGLISQTAIASEFLAHAVHRTSLHDAHPSVDAAVTNLRQLVRLQGSRSTNNGPRFPRQLPLPPGGLCKLPMPPIEAVVPLLKTLNSGTASFFAFGMTLVGIEDFSSLCRMIYFPTEDFPQAVFAIVNAGLYDLFMEECCLSDDVEKRDKYEAYAKMARANLETYLANLPMFLSSRIENVQALLLGTQYAIDVTRPSVAWHLNSIAAQLCQTGGFHRADVASTESARTKQIKGILFWQVYSWDRGLSLRMGRASVINDGDITIPRQFDFSGFPLLEKPATLKFWLERATLQGQIYIQLYSPAALAVHPSELGRRAEELAVECRRLVVEEKKTQQEAFAYLKQINSSELVEIFMQGDEVQFLATLTLVYRAIPAPPGSPSRFSNECLETARQTMRRHKETVALLKYGAYMKSIYVHRNLMLAPFAPFFVLFCHIVETLSGDDLGMLQEFVASLDLLRDASETAEKLCRIFQVFRDVAMVYVEAKSQRRDDQNDVPMGNQLDAYLSQLGFMPMEGQSMPQAVPPTTGDVLMPPGIGSGPTTQMEDWFLGSRSMFGLLEEDLGQIDPMGWMPPPSSGTM; this is encoded by the exons ATGCAGAGCAGCCCCCAGAATGTGGGCGCGGGCAAGCCCGGGGGCTCAGCACCCGGGGGCCCTGACGACCCCAACAAAAGAGCTGTGC TGCGACCAGTGCCGTATGCGCAAGGTGAGGCTGAAATTGGATATCTACGTGATGTCGACCAACACGGCGCATGGCTAACCGCACTTCTCATCTTCGGCTATGTAGGTCCGATGCGACAAAGACTGGCCTTGCTCCAACTGTCGCGTAGCGAACCGAGCTTGTACATCAACGGGCATTGGTCAACGGCCAAAGGAGACACGTCAACGTgttctcatctcatctcagtA TATAGCCGTGTTGACTACTGCAGTGAGCGAAAGATTGATCAGCTCGAGTCCCGACTCGCCAACATAGAGCAACTACTCAAGACTCTCGTCGCCAGAGATCTTGGCCCGGGTGAGCCGGCACGGCAGCAACTTTATGTTCCCTCCCCGGACGTCCCAGACAGCGGCACTGCCACCTCAATGGGAGACTTTGACTCGGGCGATGAGGAGACAGCTGACGGTGGCGACTCCGGTCTCATCTCCCAAACCGCGATTGCAAGCGAGTTCCTCGCCCACGCCGTACACCGCACATCTCTCCACGACGCCCACCCCAGCGTAGATGCAGCAGTTACCAATCTACGCCAACTCGTACGGCTCCAGGGGAGCCGTTCCACCAACAATGGACCTAGGTTCCCGCGCCAACTACCTCTCCCTCCGGGTGGGTTATGCAAGTTACCCATGCCGCCGATAGAAGCCGTGGTTCCACTGCTCAAAACACTTAATA GCGGAACAGCCAGCTTCTTCGCATTCGGGATGACTCTCGTCGGCATTGAGGACTTTTCCAGCCTGTGCCGGATGATATACTTCCCCACGGAGGACTTTCCTCAGGCTGTATTTGCTATCGTCAACGCAGGCCTGTATGACCTGTTCATGGAGGAGTGCTGTCTATCCGACGATGTCGAAAAGCGAGACAAGTATGAGGCGTACGCCAAGATGGCCCGAGCCAATCTGGAAACCTACCTAGCCAACCTACCCATGTTTCTATCCTCCAGGATCGAGAACGTCCAGGCCCTTCTACTAGGA ACCCAATATGCTATCGACGTCACGCGCCCCTCTGTCGCCTGGCATCTTAATTCGATTGCTGCTCAGCTCTGCCAAACTGGGGGCTTTCACCGCGCCGATGTTGCCAGTACCGAGTCAGCTCGAACAAAGCAAATCAAAGGCATCCTCTTTTGGCAAGTGTACTCTTGGGACCGGGGGCTAAGCCTGCGTATGGGCCGCGCTTCCGTCATAAACGATGGCGACATTACCATCCCCCGCCAGTTCGATTTCTCAGGATTCCCTCTTCTTGAAAAGCCAGCCACACTCAAGTTTTGGCTGGAGAGGGCTACTCTGCAGGGTCAGATATACATACAACT GTATAGCCCAGCTGCTCTGGCCGTTCACCCCTCTGAACTGGGTCGTCGCGCAGAGGAATTGGCTGTTGAGTGCAGAAGACTTGTCgtagaggagaagaagacccAACAGGAGGCCTTTGCCTACCTGAAGCAGATCAACTCGTCAGAGCTAGTTGAGATCTTTATGCAAGGTGATGAAGTCCAGTTTCTCGCAACGCTGACACTTGTCTACCGAGCTATTCCAGCCCCTCCCGGCTCCCCTAGCCGATTTTCCAACGAGTGTTTAGAAACTGCACGCCAAACAATGAGAAGGCACAAGGAAACCGTGGCCTTGTTGAAGTACGGGGCTTACATGAAGTCGATATATGTTCACCG AAATCTGATGTTGGCTCCCTTTGCGCCCTTCTTTGTCCTGTTCTGTCACATCGTCGAGACCCTTTCTGGAGATGACCTCGGGATGCTTCAAGAGTTCGTGGCATCACTGGATCTCCTACGTGACGCATCAGAGACAGCGGAGAAGCTGTGCCGCATCTTCCAGGTCTTCAGGGACGTGGCCATGGTATACGTGGAGGCCAAGTCACAGCGTCGTGACGACCAGAACGACGTTCCGATGGGAAACCAGCTGGATGCCTATCTCAGTCAACTAGGGTTCATGCCGATGGAGGGCCAGTCCATGCCCCAAGCCGTCCCCCCCACCACGGGCGATGTCCTTATGCCACCTGGCATTGGAAGTGGTCCGACCACGCAGATGGAGGATTGGTTTCTGGGTAGTCGAAGTATGTTTGGCTTGCTGGAGGAAGATCTTGGGCAGATTGACCcgatgggatggatgccGCCACCGTCTTCCGGGACGATGTAG
- a CDS encoding Amine oxidase, with translation MSSKLTPEQQKGFDEIAYKVGEYVERSNLKNPHLGPDAAELDSMTIAQFAEKKFGGTLVARLFFTELAKGLVGTQPEQISALHLIGYIKSGGGLAIMMSDGKHGGQYLRNRQGQQQFAKNLAAELHPGTVRLSHPVKSIIHSDDCVLVYTANRKQFRADRVIVSIPTPLYPRIHFEPELPLAKKALGDSNKLGCYSKTVFVFSSAWWREADLSGTVNSPGLITFSRDTVVPEDEQYSITCFHLDAPGLEWSKLQGHEKQDAAWREFHKMFSVVVDKVPKPTKVIQQDWTLEPWAWGAPSPFMVPGIMSGEPGQSIRDPVGHVHFIGSETALVWKGYMEGALRSGVRGAQEVIEAFA, from the coding sequence ATGTCTTCAAAGCTCACCCCCGAGCAACAAAAGGGGTTTGATGAAATCGCCTACAAGGTGGGCGAATACGTCGAACGCTCCAACTTGAAGAATCCGCATCTGGGCCCCGACGCTGCTGAGCTCGACTCCATGACCATCGCCCAGTTCGCCGAGAAGAAATTTGGCGGCACCTTGGTGGCCCGTCTCTTTTTTACTGAGCTCGCCAAGGGCTTGGTTGGCACGCAGCCTGAACAGATCAGCGCACTGCACCTCATCGGCTACATCAAAAGCGGTGGTGGTCTTGCTATCATGATGTCTGATGGCAAGCATGGCGGCCAGTACCTCAGGAACCGTCAGGGACAGCAGCAGTTTGCAAAGAACCTCGCAGCTGAGCTTCACCCTGGGACTGTGAGGCTTTCCCACCCGGTCAAGAGCATCATACATTCCGACGACTGCGTCTTGGTCTACACGGCGAATAGGAAGCAATTCAGGGCCGACAGGGTCATTGTGTCGATTCCTACGCCTCTGTATCCCCGGATCCACTTCGAGCCTGAGCTCCCGCTCGCGAAGAAGGCCCTTGGAGACTCGAACAAGCTAGGCTGTTACTCGAAGACAGTCTTCGTGTTTTCTTCGGCTTGGTGGCGAGAGGCTGACCTTTCGGGCACTGTCAACTCGCCTGGTCTGATCACCTTTTCCCGCGACACCGTCGTTCCCGAGGATGAGCAGTATAGCATCACATGCTTCCACCTTGACGCGCCTGGTCTAGAATGGTCCAAGCTCCAGGGTCATGAGAAACAAGATGCGGCCTGGAGAGAGTTCCACAAGATGTTTAGTGTTGTGGTTGACAAGGTCCCCAAGCCGACCAAGGTGATTCAGCAGGACTGGACACTTGAGCCATGGGCGTGGGGTGCGCCGAGCCCTTTCATGGTTCCCGGCATCATGTCTGGAGAGCCTGGCCAGTCTATTCGAGATCCGGTGGGACACGTACATTTCATCGGATCGGAGACGGCGCTTGTATGGAAGGGGTACATGGAGGGGGCTCTGCGATCGGGAGTTCGGGGTGCACAGGAGGTTATTGAGGCGTTTGCTTAA
- a CDS encoding AA-permease domain-containing protein: MSFNKEEKSDMSDLKLEGVNDKAESVRAGDLGPNVDQLQRSLGNRQVQLIAIGGSIGTASFVSIGTGLIKGGPGSLLIAYTLYSCMLGLVNNCIAEMATFMPITSAFIRMAGHWVDEAFGFMAGWNFFIYEAILIPFEISALNLVLTYWRDDIPVAAVVAACIVLYFALNAFTVKWYGEAEFWLASGKVILLLIVFSFTFVTMLGGNPKGDRYGFRYWKNPGPFAEYITTGDLGRFEGFLGSLWSAAFTIVGPEYVSMVSGETKLPRRYLKNAFKTTYARFGFFFIGGALTVGVAIAYNDKTLVSILTGEEGGAGTAAASPYVIAMNNLGVGVLPHITNALLITSIFSAGNAYTYCGTRSLYGLALEGQAPKFLRKVTKQGVPIYCLATIMVFPCLAFLNVSSSSAVVLTWLTNLITAAQIIDYIVICITYVFFYKACMAQGLDRNTLPYTGWFQPYSAWISGVFLTGVVCVYGYTVFLPGKWDVGTFFTFYTMVLAAPILFFGWKFVKKTKFIKAEEADLVWEKPMIDAYEENYDEEDLGFWREVMKMVGLGKKKTASYAA, translated from the exons ATGTCGTTCAACAAAGAGGAAAAGTCTGACATGTCGGACTTGAAGCTCGAGGGAGTCAACGACAAAGCCGAAAGCGTCCGCGCTGGCGATTTGGGTCCCAATGTGGATCAGCTCCAGCGAAGCTTGGGCAACCGCCAGGTCCAACTGATCGCCATTGGAGGTTCCATTGGAACCGCCAGTTTCGTCAGTATCGGCACTGGTCTCATCAAGGGTGGCCCAGGCAGCTTGCTGATTGCCTATACCCTCTACTCCTGCATGCTCGGTCTAGTCAACAACTGCATCGCTGAGATGGCTACCTTCATGCCCATCACCAGTGCATTTATTCGAATGGCTGGTCACTGGGTTGATGAGGCTTTTGGCTTCATGGCCGGATGGAACTTCTTCATCTACGAGGCTATCCTGATTCCTTTCGAGATTTCGGCTCTCAACCTGGTGTTGACCTATTGGCGCGACGACATTCCCGTCGCAGCAGTAGTTGCAGCCTGCATCGTCCTTTACTT CGCACTCAACGCCTTTACCGTTAAGTGGTACGGAGAGGCCGAGTTCTGGCTTGCGTCCGGCAaagtcatcctcctcctcatcgtcttctccttcaccttTGTCACCATGCTCGGTGGAAACCCCAAGGGCGATCGCTACGGCTTCCGATACTGGAAGAACCCCGGTCCTTTCGCCGAATACATTACAACTGGCGACCTGGGCCGATTTGAGGGCTTCCTCGGCTCCTTGTGGAGTGCTGCGTTTACCATTGTCGGTCCTGAATATGTCTCGATGGTGTCCGGTGAGACTAAGCTTCCTCGCCGCTACCTCAAGAACGCCTTCAAGACGACATACGCTCGCTTCGGTTTCTTTTTCATCGGTGGTGCCCTGACCGTTGGAGTCGCCATCGCCTACAACGACAAGACCCTagtctccatcctcaccggcgaggagggcggtgCTGGTACTGCAGCCGCTTCGCCCTATGTTATTGCCATGAACAATCTCGGAGTCGGTGTGCTGCCTCACATCACCAATGCGCTGCTCATCACGAGTATCTTTTCAGCCGGTAATGCCTACACATATTGCGGAACCCGAAGTCTGTACGGTCTCGCGCTTGAAGGCCAGGCTCCCAAATTCCTCCGCAAGGTCACGAAGCAAGGAGTTCCCATCTACTGCCTGGCCACTATCATGGTCTTCCCATGTCTTGCGTTCCTCAACGTTTCGAGTTCCTCGGCCGTGGTCCTGACCTGGCTTACCAACTTGATCACGGCGGCGCAGATTATTGACTATATCGTCATCTGCATCACGTATGTCTTCTTCTATAAGGCCTGCATGGCCCAAGGTCTCGACCGCAACACCTTGCCATACACTGGATGGTTTCAGCCCTACAGCGCCTGGATCAGCGGGGTTTTCCTTACCGGCGTGGTGTGTGTTTACGGCTACACAGTCTTCCTGCCCGGAAAATGGGATGTCGGAACCTTCTTTACCTTTTATACCATGGTGCTTGCTGCTCCtattctcttctttggctgGAAGTttgtcaagaagaccaagtttatcaaggctgaggaggcggATCTGGTTTGGGAGAAGCCCATGATTGATGCGTATGAGGAGAACtatgacgaggaggatcttggatTCTGGCGGGAGGTCATGAAGATGGTTGGTctgggcaagaagaagactgcTAGCTATGCCGCATGA
- a CDS encoding Aspartate aminotransferase, giving the protein MRIRFTPSATLWSISVFIMSPQNSFFEAAEYIPPDPIFEVTKRFNADKSPNKVNLGQGTYRDENAKPWILPSVRAAEKLIGEAGHEYLPIEGLQSFRDEATKVLFHDTAALKENRIATCQAVSGSGSLLLIGLVLAKAKTGIENVLITDPTWSNHDLQFRSIGFNITKMPYYKDRRFDFEGVMKCLRAADHRSAVVLHACAHNPTGCDPSREQWKEIAQVIKENGIFPIIDSAYLGFNSGSYDEDAWAVRHLVEDLNLEVAVGMSFAKNMGLYGERVGLTAIVTRSEETKKTVYSLLQNAQRQTISNPPVYGARIAATVLSNPDCFKQWQQDLITMSSRIKSMRQRLYDELVRLQTPGDWSHIINQTGMFGYTGISSTQIKHLEEHYHIYMAVTSRISLAGLNEHNVEYTAKSLDEVVRTVE; this is encoded by the exons ATGAGAATCCGGTTCACACCATCAGCTACGCTTTGGTCTATTTCTGTTTTCATCATGTCCCCCCAAAATTCCTTCTTCGAGGCCGCGGAATACATCCCGCCCGATCCCATCTTCGAGGTCACCAAGCGATTCAACGCTGACAAGAGCCCTAATAAGGTTAATCTCGGTCAAGGCACATACCGTGATGAGAATGCCAAACCGTGGATTCTGCCTTCTGTGCGCGCGGCTGAGAAGTTGATCGGTGAGGCTGGTCATGAGTATCTCCCCATCGAAGGCCTCCAGAGCTTCCGCGATGAAGCCACCAAGGTCTTGTTCCACGACACGGCGGCTTTAAAGGAGAACAGG ATCGCCACTTGTCAAGCAGTCTCGGGCAGTGGTTCCCTGCTtctcatcggcctcgtcctcgccaaggccaagacgggTATTGAAAATGTCCTCATTACCGACCCTACCTGGTCAAATCATGACCTTCAGTTCAGATCCATCggcttcaacatcaccaagatgccCTACTACAAGGATCGCAGGTTCGATTTTGAAGGTGTCATGAAGTGCCTCAGGGCTGCTGACCATCGATCGGCCGTTGTCCTGCACGCCTGTGCTCACAACCCTACCGGCTGTGACCCTTCGCGAGAGCAGTGGAAGGAGATTGCTCaagtcatcaaggagaatggTATCTTTCCCATCATCGACTCTGCCTACTTGGGCTTCAACTCTGGTTCCTACGATGAGGATGCTTGGGCTGTCCGACATCTTGTTGAAGACTTGAATCTCGAAGTGGCCGTGGGCATGTCGTTTGCTAAGAACATGGGACTGTACGGCGAGCGTGTTGGTCTTACTGCTATCGTCACTCGTTCagaagagaccaagaagacTGTCTACTCGCTGCTTCAAAATGCTCAGCGCCAGACAATCTCCAACCCTCCAGTCTACGGTGCTCGCATCGCGGCCACTGTGCTCAGCAACCCAGACTGTTTCAAGCAGTGGCAACAAGACCTCATCACAATGTCTTCAAGAATCAAGTCCATGCGGCAGAGACTCTACGACGAGCTCGTTCGTCTTCAGACACCCGGAGACTGGTCACACATTATCAACCAAACAGGCATGTTTGGTTATACCGGCATTAGCTCGACACAGATCAAGCACTTGGAGG AGCACTACCACATCTACATGGCAGTTACTTCAAGAATATCACTGGCAGGCCTCAACGAGCACAATGTTGAGTATACGGCGAAGTCGCTGGATGAGGTGGTTCGGACAGTCGAGTAG
- a CDS encoding Proline dehydrogenase, with product MASSLSGSITISGSRATRGLVLPLRTSKSRARRESLVQLRRHSSTSTAIEATRAAAPARGTESPLSELPSTVLWRSLLINAVSSRPWLLLPSLTLLLKLSRPGNPFLFNVDRNPFLRSILKQTFYKQFCAGETGVETQDTMKQLQDMGFRGTILTYAKETVFDHHTNEQLGLGVDASCKGEAQWNESIEAWRAGTVKTVELLREGDQLAVKLTGAGPSVCEAFANGTPLPQQFLDALDEISQKCKDRGAYILVDAESQHYQWGIFNVGMDLQRKFNRDGQAVLYNTYQAYLKSTSETLSKHLACALEEGFTLGVKVVRGAYMASDPRHLIHDTKQDTDNAYNKIAQGVLRQEFGGFGGSNAKPFPSAMLLLASHNKESLVAAHELHQQRTKAQLPTVPVKFAQLHGMSDEVSFSLLKLKDDAGVAPEVYKCSTWGTLAECMAYLTRRGMENRDAASRTHDEYSALKTEAWRRLAFWR from the exons ATGGCATCTTCTCTCTCTGGGAGCATCACAATCTCTGGTTCTCGGGCAACCCGGGGCTTAGTTCTACCGCTGAGGACGTCCAAGTCCAGGGCGCGGAGAGAGAGCCTTGTCCAGCTTCGCCGTCATTCTTCAACTTCTACTGCCATCGAGGCTACCCGAGCAGCTGCGCCTGCTCGAGGCACAGAATCCCCCCTCTCAGAGCTTCCTTCTACCGTCTTGTGGCGATCACTTCTCATCAACGCTGTATCATCAAGACCATGGCTTCTTCTGCCatccctcaccctcctcctcaagctctctCGCCCGGGAAACCCTTTCCTGTTCAATGTCGACCGCAACCCCTTCCTCCGCTCCATTCTCAAGCAGACATTTTACAAGCAGTTCTGCGCCGGCGAGACAGGAGTCGAGACGCAGGACACGATGAAGCAGTTGCAGGATATGGGATTCCGTGGCACAATCCTCACATACGCCAAGGAGACCGTTTTCGATCACCACACAAACGAGCAGCtcggtcttggtgttgatgcgTCGTGCAAGGGTGAGGCCCAGTGGAATGAGAGCATTGAGGCGTGGCGCGCCGGAACAGTGAAGACTGTTGAGCTGCTCCGGGAGGGCGATCAATTAGCTGTCAA GCTTACTGGTGCAGGTCCTTCTGTCTGCGAAGCGTTTGCCAATGGCACTCCCCTCCCTCAGCAAttcctcgacgccctcgacgaAATCTCCCAAAAGTGCAAAGACCGAGGTGCCTACATTCTGGTCGATGCCGAATCTCAGCACTACCAATGGGGAATCTTCAACGTGGGCATGGATCTCCAGCGCAAGTTCAACCGCGACGGACAAGCTGTTCTCTACAACACATACCAGGCCTACCTCAAGAGCACCTCCGAGACTCTCTCCAAGCATCTCGCCTGTGCTCTTGAGGAGGGCTTCACCCTCGGTGTCAAGGTCGTACGCGGCGCTTACATGGCGTCTGACCCCCGGCATCTGATCCACGACACCAAGCAAGACACGGACAACGCCTACAACAAGATCGCACAGGGGGTGCTCAGACAAGAGTTTGGTGGATTCGGCGGCAGCAATGCCAAGCCTTTCCCCTCCGCCATGCTCCTCCTGGCCAGTCACAACAAGGAGAGCCTGGTGGCAGCGCACGAACTGCACCAGCAGCGGACCAAGGCGCAGCTCCCGACGGTGCCCGTCAAGTTCGCGCAGCTGCACGGCATGTCGGACGAGGTTAGCTTCAgcctgctcaagctcaaggacgaCGCAGGGGTGGCCCCCGAGGTGTACAAGTGCTCCACCTGGGGCACCTTGGCCGAGTGCATGGCGTATCTGACGCGGCGAGGTATGGAGAACCGGGATGCGGCCTCGCGGACCCACGATGAGTACAGCGCCTTGAAGACGGAGGCCTGGAGGAGATTGGCTTTCTGGAGATGA
- a CDS encoding Multifunctional fusion protein: MASVRALASKGRLPMTRGLRTTPPSISIQTRAKTTVPFRLPAARNEPNPTYTRGSPERAKVEEALKRLRSQLPLKSEIIFNGASQKIAKNEDQVLPAEHAVTFTNYPLATKEQVSTAIESALKAKQSWQDTPFVDRVAIFQRAAELVTTKYRYDLIAATMLGQGKNVWQGEIDAAAELADFFRLNCNYAAEILEKQPDRGSDGMWSRVDYRPLEGFVYAVSPFNFTALGGSLISGPALLGNVVLWKPSQYNIYPSTIIYNILVEAGLPPDVIQFVPGDAAEITDIVLQHREFAGLNFIGSSDVFRSIYGKIGQGIAEKRYRDFPRIVGETSGKNFHLIHPTADIPNAVNHTIRGAFEYQGQKCSATSRAYVPESRAKEFIEGLQAGIKEITIGNPDKDFEAFMGPVIHRRSFDKIKSIIDESNKDPSVKVIAGGKYDGSVGFFVEPTVYQVDDPNHKLFNEEIFGPVLAVHVYPDAEWKPLLQKIDKNGGGLALTGAVFANNRSALREAEDTLRYSAGNFYLNCKTTAALIGQQSFGGARSSGTCDRAGSSDFLRRFTAPRLIKEEFFEQKEFLYPSNK; encoded by the exons ATGGCCTCTGTTAGAGCTCTCGCCTCCAAGGGCCGCCTGCCCATGACCCGTGGTCTTCGCACCACTCCTCCCAGTATCTCTATCCAGACTCGGGCAAAGACCACCGTGCCTTTCAGACTCCCTGCTGCCCGCAACGAGCCCAAT CCCACTTACACAAGAGGCTCTCCCGAGCgtgccaaggttgaggaggcccTCAAGAGACTCCGATCTCAGCTCCCCCTCAAGAGCGAGATCATCTTCAACGGCGCCTCGCAAAAGATCGCCAAGAACGAGGACCAGGTCCTGCCTGCTGAGCACGCCGTGACCTTTACCAACTACCCACTCGccaccaaggagcaggtCTCCACCGCTATCGAGTCCGCCCTCAAGGCGAAGCAGTCATGGCAGGACACCCCCTTCGTGGACCGTgtcgccatcttccagcGTGCTGCTGAGCTCGTTACCACCAAGTACCGATATGATCTTATTGCTGCCACTATGCTCGGCCAGGGCAAGAACGTCTGGCAAGGCGAGATTGATGCCGCTGCTGAGCTGGCTGACTTCTTCCGTCTGAACTGCAACTACGCCGCAGAGATTctcgagaagcagcctgACCGTGGTAGCGATGGCATGTGGAGCCGAGTCGACTACCGTCCTCTCGAGGGTTTCGTCTACGCCGTCTCTCCTTTCAACTTCACTGCTCTGGGTGGTAGCTTGATCTCCGGACCTGCTCTGCTCGGCAACGTCGTCCTCTGGAAGCCTTCCCAGTACAACATCTACCCCAGCACCATCATCTACaacatcctcgtcgaggccggtCTTCCCCCGGATGTCATCCAGTTCGTGCCCGGCGATGCCGCCGAGATCACCGACATCGTCCTCCAGCACCGCGAGTTTGCCGGTCTCAACTTCATCGGCTCCTCGGACGTGTTCCGATCCATCTACGGCAAGATCGGCCAGGGCATTGCTGAGAAGCGATACCGTGATTTCCCCCGAATTGTCGGCGAGACCTCCGGCAAGAACTTCCACCTCATCCACCCTACCGCCGACATTCCCAACGCCGTTAACCATACTATCCGAGGTGCTTTTGAGTACCAGGGCCAGAAGTGCTCGGCCACCTCTCGAGCCTATGTTCCCGAGTCCCGGGCCAAGGAGTTCATCGAGGGACTCCAGGCCGGTATCAAGGAGATCACTATTGGCAACCCTgacaaggactttgaggctTTCATGGGCCCTGTTATCCACCGCCGATCtttcgacaagatcaagtccATCATCGATGAGAGCAACAAGGATCCTTCCGTCAAGGTGATCGCTGGTGGCAAGTACGACGGCTCCGTCGGTTTCTTCGTCGAGCCCACCGTCTACCAGGTCGATGACCCCAACCacaagctcttcaacgaggagATCTTTGGTCCCGTCCTGGCTGTCCACGTTTACCCTGATGCTGAGTGGAAGCCTCTCCTCCAGAAGATTGACAAGAACGGTGGCGGTCTTGCCCTGACCGGTGctgtctttgccaacaaCCGCTCCGCCCTCCGTGAGGCTGAGGACACCCTCCGCTACTCTGCCGGTAACTTCTACCTTA ACTGCAAGACCACCGCCGCCCTCATCGGCCAGCAGTCCTTCGGTGGTGCCCGAAGCTCGGGTACCTGCGATCGCGCTGGCAGCTCAGACTTCCTCCGACGCTTCACTGCTCCCCGactcatcaaggaggagttCTTTGAGCAGAAGGAGTTCCTGTACCCCAGCAACAAGTAG
- a CDS encoding DAO domain-containing protein, with protein MSVPKSEPILIVGAGAFGLSTVLHLLQAGFKDITVLDRDDEVPSRFSAANDINKIVRAEYEDDFYTDLTLKAIDAWQTPLFAPHFHQTGFLHCVSGSAPKEAYDTLKRFQDAAERHPRIKPSVAHINEKKDIDAACWQYKPNPFPGWHGYLNKLDGYAHSGNALRSIYLVTKAQGVKYILGSAGAVSEVVYDDSSSKGRKAKGVKTVNGLFYPARLVIVATGAAGGKLIPEIGKQLVAKSWSVAHVHLTEDETSALRGIPVTYARDLGFFFEPDPKTNLLKMCPMGGGIINTDTKSGISYAPGSISESAFLPEDDEKQLRQLLRHALPQFADRPFVRKSLCWFADTADSDFIIDYVPNTCSSVVFLSGDSGHGFKMFPIFGEWVKDLLLASDGKQPVTRWRWKTPSEDDKGDWGGAVSWRLGNSKELVELKPSQSKL; from the exons ATGAGTGTCCCCAAGTCCGAGCCGATTCTCATTGTCGGAGCCGGAGCCTTCGGCCTCTCAACCGtgctccatcttctccaagccgGCTTCAAAGACATCACAGTTCTCGACAGAGACGATGAAGTCCCCTCTCGCTTCTCAGCTGCTAACGACATCAACAAGATTGTTCGCGCAGAGTATGAAGATGACTTTTACACTGACCTGACTCTG AAAGCCATCGATGCCTGGCAAACGCCCCTGTTCGCCCCGCATTTCCACCAGACCGGCTTTCTCCACTGTGTGTCCGGCTCGGCCCCGAAGGAAGCTTACGACACACTGAAGCGGTTCCAAGATGCGGCCGAGAGACACCCTCGCATCAAGCCTTCGGTGGCCCacatcaacgagaagaaggacatcGATGCTGCCTGCTGGCAGTACAAGCCGAACCCTTTCCCCGGATGGCACGGGTACCTGAACAAGCTCGACGGATACGCCCACTCGGGCAATGCCCTGCGGTCCATCTATCTTGTTACAAAGGCTCAGGGTGTCAAGTATATCCTAGGCAGTGCCGGAGCTGTATCTGAGGTTGTCTACGAtgactcctcctccaaaggCCGGAAGGCAAAGGGCGTCAAGACTGTCAATGGCCTCTTCTATCCCGCCCgtctcgtcatcgtcgctaCCGGCGCCGCAGGTGGAAAGCTGATTCCCGAGATCGGCAAGCAACTTGTGGCCAAGTCTTGGTCTGTTGCTCATGTTCATCTGACAGAAGACGAGACGTCTGCTCTCCGTGGGATTCCCGTCACCTATGCTCGCGATCTAGGCTTTTTCTTTGAACCTGATCCGAAAACTAACCTGCTCAAGATGTGTCCTATGGGTGGCGGTATAATCAACACTGATACCAAGAGCGGCATCTCTTACGCCCCCGGTAGCATCAGTGAAAGCGCCTTCTTGCctgaggacgacgagaagcAGCTCCGACAGCTCCTACGACACGCGCTCCCCCAGTTTGCTGACAGACCCTTTGTGCGAAAGTCACTTTGTTGGTTTGCCGACACGGCCGACTCGGACTTTATCATCGACTACGTCCCGAATACTTGCTCGTCGGTAGTATTCCTAAGCGGCGACTCGGGCCACGGTTTCAAAATGTTCCCCATCTTTGGCGAATGGGTCAAGGACCTGCTTCTGGCGTCTGATGGAAAACAGCCCGTGActcgatggcgatggaagACGCCTTCCGAGGACGACAAGGGCGACTGGGGCGGTGCTGTCAGCTGGAGACTTGGAAACTCGAAGGAGTTGGTCGAGCTGAAGCCCAGCCAGTCCAAACTGTGA